The following proteins are encoded in a genomic region of Pseudorca crassidens isolate mPseCra1 chromosome 1, mPseCra1.hap1, whole genome shotgun sequence:
- the RHOV gene encoding rho-related GTP-binding protein RhoV — MPPRELSEAESSPLRAPTPPSRRGSASPELGIKCVLVGDGAVGKSSLIVSYTCNGYPARYRPTALDTFSVQVLVDGAPVRIELWDTAGQEDFDRLRSLCYPDTDVFLVCFSVVQPSSFQNITEKWLPEIRTHNPQAPVLLVGTQADLRDDVNVLIQLDQGGRKGPVPQPQAQGLAEKIRACCYLECSALTQKNLKEVFDLAILSAIEHKARLEKKLNAKGVRTLSRCRWKKFFCFV; from the exons ATGCCCCCGCGGGAGCTAAGCGAGGCCGAGTCGTCCCCGCTCCGGGCCCCGACCCCTCCGTCGCGGCGGGGCAGCGCGTCCCCAGAGCTGGGCATCAAGTGCGTGCTTGTGGGCGACGGCGCCGTGGGCAAGAGCAGCCTCATCGTCAGCTATACCTGCAATGGGTACCCCGCGCGCTACCGGCCCACAGCGCTGGACACCTTCTCCG TGCAAGTCCTGGTTGACGGAGCCCCGGTGCGCATTGAGCTCTGGGACACAGCGGGACAG GAAGACTTTGATCGCCTTCGCTCCCTCTGCTACCCGGATACGGATGTCTTCCTGGTCTGCTTCAGCGTGGTGCAGCCCAGCTCCTTCCAAAACATCACAGAGAAATGGCTGCCAGAGATCCGCACTCACAACCCCCAGGCGCCCGTGCTGCTGGTGGGCACGCAGGCCGACCTGAGGGACGATGTCAATGTACTGATTCAGCTGGACCAGGGAGGCCGGAAAGGCCCCGTGCCTCAACCCCAGGCTCAGGGTCTGGCCGAGAAGATCCGGGCCTGCTGCTACCTGGAATGCTCTGCCTTGACGCAGAAGAACTTGAAGGAGGTGTTTGACTTGGCCATTCTCAGTGCCATTGAGCACAAAGCCCGGCTGGAGAAGAAACTGAACGCCAAAGGTGTGCGCACCCTCTCCCGCTGCCGCTGGAAGAAGTTCTTCTGCTTTGTTTGA
- the VPS18 gene encoding vacuolar protein sorting-associated protein 18 homolog — MASILDEYEDSLSRSAVLQPGCPSVGIPHSGYVNAQLEKEVPIFTRQRIDFTPSERITSLVVSCNQLCMSLGKDTLLRIDLGKANEPNHMELGRKDDAKVHKMFLDPTGSHLLIALSSTEVLYVNRNGQKVRPLARWKGQLVESVGWNKALGTESSTGPILVGTAQGQIFEAELSASEGGLFGPAPDLYFRPLYVLNEEGGPAPVCSLEAERGPEGRGFVIATTRQRLFQFIGRAAEGAEAQGFSGLFAAYTDHPPPFREFPSSLGYSELAFYTPKLRSAPRAFAWMMGDGVLYGSLDCGRPDSLLSEERVWEYPEGVGPGASPPLAIVLTQFHFLLLLADRVEAVCTLTGQVVLRDHFLEKFGPLKHMVKDSSTGHLWAHTERAVFRYQVQREARDVWRTYLDMNRFDLAKEYCRERPDCLDTVLAREADFCFRQHRYLESARCYALTQSYFEEIALKFLEAHQEEALAEFLQRKLASLKPAERTQATLLTAWLTELYLSRLGALQGDPEALNLYRETRERFRAFLSSPRHKEWLFASRASIHELLASHGDTEHMVYFAVIMQDYERVVAYHCQHEAYEEALAVLARHRDPQLFYKFSPILIRHIPRQLVDAWIELGSRLDARQLIPALVNYSQGGEAQQVSQAIRYMEFCVNVLGETEQAIHNYLLSLYARGQPASLLAYLEQAGASPHRVHYDLKYALRLCAEHGHHHACVHVYKVLELYEEAVDLALQVDVDLAKQCADLPEEDEELRKKLWLKIARHVVQEEEDVQTAMACLASCPLLKIEDVLPFFPDFVTIDHFKEAICSSLKAYNHHIQELQREMEEATASAQRIRRDLQELRGRYGTVEPQDKCATCDFPLLNRPFYLFLCGHMFHADCLLQAVRPGLPAYKQARLEELQRKLGAAPPPAKGSARAKEAEGGAATGGPSREQLKADLDELVAAECVYCGELMIRSIDRPFIDPQRYEEEHLSWL, encoded by the exons ATGGCGTCTATCCTGGATGAATACGAGGACTCCCTCTCCCGCTCGGCCGTCTTGCAGCCCGGCTGCCCCAGCGTCGGCATCCCCCACTCGG GATATGTGAATGCCCAGCTAGAGAAGGAAGTGCCCATTTTCACGAGGCAGCGCATTGACTTTACCCCTTCTGAGCGTATCACCAGTCTTGTCGTCTCCTGCAATCAGCTCTGCATGAGCCTGGGCAAGGATACACTACTCCG CATTGACTTAGGCAAAGCAAATGAACCCAACCACATGGAGCTGGGGCGCAAGGATGATGCCAAAGTTCACAAGATGTTCCTGGACCCTACTG GCTCTCACCTGCTGATTGCTCTGAGCAGCACTGAGGTCCTCTACGTGAACCGTAATGGACAGAAAGTTCGGCCCCTGGCACGCTGGAAGGGGCAGCTGGTGGAGAGTGTGGGCTGGAACAAGGCCCTGGGTACTGAGAGCAGCACAGGCCCCATCCTGGTCGGCACTGCCCAAGGTCAGATCTTTGAAGCAGAGCTCTCGGCCAGCGAGGGTGGGCTTTTCGGCCCTGCCCCGGATCTCTACTTCCGTCCGTTGTATGTGCTAAACGAAGAAGGGGGCCCAGCACCTGTGTGCTCCCTCGAGGCGGAGCGGGGCCCTGAAGGGCGTGGGTTTGTCATCGCCACCACTCGGCAGCGCCTCTTCCAGTTCATAGGCCGAGCAGCCGAGGGAGCTGAGGCCCAGGGCTTCTCAGGGCTCTTTGCTGCCTACACTGACCACCCACCCCCATTCCGTGAGTTCCCCAGCAGTCTGGGCTACAGTGAGTTGGCCTTCTACACCCCCAAGTTGCGCTCTGCGCCCCGGGCCTTCGCTTGGATGATGGGGGATGGCGTGTTGTATGGCTCGTTGGACTGCGGGCGTCCCGACTCCCTGCTGAGCGAGGAGCGGGTCTGGGAGTACCCAGAGGGGGTGGGTCCTGGGGCCAGCCCACCCCTGGCCATCGTCCTGACCCAGTTCCacttcctgctgctgctggcgGACCGGGTGGAGGCGGTGTGCACGCTGACGGGGCAGGTGGTGCTGCGGGACCACTTCCTGGAGAAGTTTGGGCCGCTGAAGCACATGGTGAAGGACTCCTCCACAGGCCACCTGTGGGCCCACACCGAGCGGGCCGTCTTCCGCTACCAGGTACAGCGGGAGGCCCGGGATGTCTGGCGCACCTACCTGGACATGAACCGCTTCGACCTGGCCAAAGAGTATTGTCGAGAGCGGCCTGACTGCCTGGACACGGTCCTGGCCCGGGAGGCCGACTTCTGCTTCCGCCAGCATCGTTACCTGGAGAGTGCCCGCTGCTACGCCCTGACTCAGAGCTACTTTGAGGAGATTGCCCTCAAGTTCTTGGAGGCCCACCAGGAGGAGGCGCTGGCCGAGTTCCTGCAGCGAAAACTGGCCAGTTTGAAGCCTGCTGAGCGCACCCAGGCCACGCTGCTTACCGCCTGGCTGACGGAGCTCTACCTGAGCCGACTCGGGGCCCTGCAGGGTGACCCTGAGGCCCTGAACCTCTACCGGGAAACCCGGGAGCGTTTCCGCGCCTTCCTAAGCAGCCCCCGCCACAAGGAGTGGCTCTTCGCCAGCCGGGCCTCCATCCACGAGCTGCTTGCCAGCCACGGGGACACAGAGCACATGGTATACTTCGCTGTGATCATGCAGGACTACGAGCGCGTGGTGGCATACCACTGCCAGCATGAGGCCTACGAGGAGGCCCTGGCTGTGCTGGCCCGCCACCGTGACCCCCAGCTCTTCTACAAGTTCTCACCCATCCTCATCCGTCACATCCCTCGCCAGCTGGTGGACGCCTGGATTGAGCTGGGCAGCCGGCTGGATGCCCGGCAGCTCATCCCTGCCCTGGTGAACTATAGCCAGGGTGGCGAGGCCCAGCAGGTGAGCCAGGCCATCCGCTACATGGAGTTCTGCGTGAATGTACTGGGCGAGACTGAGCAGGCCATTCACAATTACCTGCTGTCGCTCTATGCCCGAGGCCAGCCAGCCTCGCTGCTGGCCTACCTCGAGCAGGCTGGGGCCAGCCCACACCGGGTACATTATGACCTCAAGTACGCGCTGCGGCTCTGTGCTGAGCATGGCCACCACCATGCTTGCGTCCATGTCTACAAGGTCCTGGAGCTGTATGAGGAGGCTGTGGACCTGGCCCTGCAG GTGGACGTGGACCTGGCCAAGCAGTGTGCTGACCTGCCCGAGGAAGATGAGGAGCTACGCAAGAAGCTGTGGCTGAAGATTGCTCGGCATGTGgtgcaggaggaggaggatgtgCAGACGGCCATGGCCTGCCTGGCCAGCTGCCCCCTGCTCAAGATCGAGGACGTGCTGCCTTTCTTCCCTGACTTCGTCACCATCGACCACTTCAAGGAGGCGATCTGCAGCTCGCTGAAGGCTTACAACCACCACATCCAAGAGCTGCAGCGGGagatggaagaggccacagccaGCGCCCAGCGCATCCGGCGAGACCTGCAGGAGCTGCGGGGCCGCTATGGCACCGTGGAGCCCCAGGACAAATGTGCCACCTGCGACTTCCCCCTGCTCAACCGCCCTTTTTACCTCTTCCTCTGTGGCCACATGTTCCACGCTGACTGCCTGCTGCAGGCCGTGCGGCCTGGCCTGCCGGCCTACAAGCAGGCTCGGCTCGAGGAGCTACAGCGAAAGCTGGGCGCTGCTCCACCCCCTGCCAAGGGCTCTGCCCGGGCTAAGGAGGCCGAGGGGGGCGCTGCCACCGGGGGGCCCAGCCGGGAACAGCTCAAGGCTGACCTGGATGAACTGGTGGCCGCTGAGTGCGTGTACTGTGGGGAGCTGATGATCCGCTCTATTGACCGGCCCTTCATCGACCCCCAGCGCTACGAGGAGGAGCACCTCAGTTGGTTGTAG